Within Astyanax mexicanus isolate ESR-SI-001 chromosome 2, AstMex3_surface, whole genome shotgun sequence, the genomic segment TGTAGAATTATGCTCACTTCTATGTCTATGAATGTGTCTGTTATTTGTCTTATGACTATATTTTCAATAGTTAGCTCCTCATTTATTCATGCTTTTGCTATTATTTTGTTAATGAAATAGGGGTGGCACGGTGGCTttgtggttagcatgtttgccccCCAGTGCTgtggtcctgggttcaagtccctatctggctGTAGTTTCCAAGTTCTGTTCGTTCTTCTCTATCTTGGAGTACCTGGAGATTTCTAAGGACTCTAGGTACTAACGGTCATCCCTCAGAGGTGCATAGTAACAGTGTCCTGATGAAGTATATTCTATATAAAAAGATTTATACAATACAGACAATACTCTACACTCTGTAACGTGGctttctgtagttctgtaggtTATAATTCCTATAATAAAGGCTCTTCTTCTGTGCTGCAGGTACGTTTGCAGTGATCAGTCTGATGATTGGGGGCGTGGCTGTGAGGGAAGCCCCGGACTCCATGTTTCCTCTGAATGGGACCAATGTTACGGGTCTGGTGGATTTCGAGGCGCGAGACGCCAGAAGGGTGCAGGTTGCTGTAGCCCTCACTACACTAGTGGGACTAATTCAGGTACAGCACCACCCTCACAACACTCATAACCTTAAAAACATGAACTTTTAAACCATTACTAGTAGCATTTATGATCAATAAAATATCAGCAGTTATATTTAAGGTGTTATGGGACAAAATGAAGCAGTAATAGCACATTTGCCATATTTGTtggactataagacgcacttaaggagcagtaaagacactccactgaagtacagagttatacagggtgagtttcagtgaagtttctccagcactaaggctaggtgcagcagcattagcattagcaataagtgactaatgctaatgctgctgctcccagccttagtgctggagaaacttcactgaaactcaccctcaaaatattggaaatctaagtttactgtaaaaaaacagaagtgctttactcaaccgAATAAACataagttttcaggagagaaatctgtgtaaattaacatccagcactcgtttaactttaaacgAAAGTGTTCTTTttagaaattacagttttgtttactaaggtgCTTTCCCCAGATTccccattagaaaggaaacatggcgacatcctagttcacttcaatgtaggcatcctaactagtgtcaaaataatagaaaaagaaaaagaaatgagaaaTATGAGAAAAAAATCAGGAATACTCTCCTGCAAAACTGTGAATAATAAGGTTTATTTGGCAATAttgttgcatatgatatgatatagatTATATGACACACTGCTAATTGAGATTTTCACAAGATTatgacttattattattagtcaatgatccaaaatgtgatgatactaataatgattATACTAGACCGATATAATCCATAATCTTTCTGTAGCAGATATTATGTAATATCAAAtaagaaaagtgtgaattttcctttttgcCATACAAAGctaaaaagttgtaccctgattaACCATCGTTCCTCTCTGCAGCTGTTCCTGGGGGTGCTGCGGTTTGGTTTCGTGGCGATTTATTTGGCTGAACCGTTAGTGAGAGGCTTCACCACGGCAGCTGCTATTCACGTGTTTGTCTCTCAGCTCAAATACCTGTTTGGGGTTAAAACCAAGCGCTTCAGTGGTCCTCTGtctgtgctgtatgtgagtgaCCTCCTCCTTTAACCTTAATCTCAAGatcctttcttttgtttttgatgcTTCGTGTGATTATTTTCCTGTGGATACAgcattgtttagtttttttaataactgtgtaggcctaatcccatttcactcTGAGTGCACGCCAAGAAACCCATAAATTTCAGTATTTTCCTTGATAAAAGTAACGATTAGCActaatattaccatagtttaaccccttaacatgccaaggattttgtccatttttttgtcaagcgttacataaaaaggtttcatgtttgataagaaacattactgaaaatcataattgtaattataatagaaaatatagaaaaatagtcaagtaaatctgctaaaaaaaaaatcaaaaattgtctctttcctgaaatccattttaaaattaatattttcctgaatacaaatctcctccaaacctttagttttatgtttgtctagtttttttttgtctttttttttttttaacctgcagaatttgggttgattcctgttactgttacttttcagaatgtaaataagttattttactgcagaaaaaagggttttgtatcacctacacctgaaACCTGTATACAGGACAGGGCATTTTAAGGTATTAATGTGTAGTTAAAATGTTATATGGCCAAATgcttcgtaacaagcataaaaagatctaactttcccgttccaccttaaatggtgcaacaaatTTTCTGCAACATCTACCCACTTTGTAAAGACGTACAGTAAAATatgctctaaagttaactagtaagcagcagcagcagttcggTTGCTGAACTTCAGCACTCCTGATGACGAATAGGTGGTGCTTTTGAAGAGTTTCCCAAATTCTTAGTAGGAGGACTTTACCCCTTCCTCGTCTAACTCTCTTCTACGGGGaggggttacactcgaaaagaaggggtaggggtaagtggtggGGTCAAaaggtgaaataggattgggcctaaaGTATAGTCAACTTAAGAATCAAGGATAAACTTGAAATTGGCAGTTCTGTGTTTCACAAAATCATCTGTATTCAGTTTAAACAAGTTTTATACCAAATAATTACAGTTAACATTAATAATTACTATTTTCCTCGTATTTCTTGCTGAGAAACATAATTTCTCTAAATAGTAGATTCTAGGTTTTTTGTgattgttctctttctttttctgcagaGTCTCATCGCTGTTTTTAAAGACATCACCAGCACTAACGTCACCACTCTCATCGTGGGCTTGGTGTGCGTTGTGTTCCTCTACAGTGTGAAGGATGTAAATGAAAGATTTAAAAAGAAATTGCCTATACCCATCCCTGGAGAAATCATAGTGGTAAGAGGTTATTCACTTGCTTTGcaataataaatgttaaattaatgttaaattaatgcattttactCGGGATGTCCCCAATCTgatcaaatatttttaaaaggatCAGAATCTGGTGGAAAAGATCTGAATCATTGATTTATCAAAAAATGTATTGTATGAGCTCAGAGGGGTCCAGCAAATTAAGGcagtgccactatgatcggggagattgctggttcgaatccataCTGTTTGCCattagcagccagagtctgagagagcccaattggtcttgctctctctctgggtgggtacagtacagtagatggcgctctctctttcccctcatcactcctagggtgatgtggatcagcacaaggctgcgtctgtgagctgctgtatcagaaccgagtcgctgtatcatcagcagttcaaaaagaggcttgacttcacatgtatcgcaggaggcgtgtgctagtcttcaccctcctggtgtgtaaCTGTCATGCTGTTTGTTTAGCAAACATGCTAAGTTACCTTTCGAGCCATCCGCTAGTTTtatccacacttcattttcctccgAACTGTCAAAAcgagtcactgtgctgaagactcaaCAACATAGTAAAATTACACTATTCAAGTTGAAAAAGCATCAAATCTACACTAAGATAttgtaatacaataaaaaatgtcTAATCTAAATCTAGCCtactgtctccctcccaaaaatacaggcAAATACCTGAAAAACGAAAATAAATACTGGTctgaattatgattaatcacaattgTTGTTGTCTgacatttttagtgtttttatttaagaaaagatgcaATGATTTAAATGGAATGTtgatattatatcaatatttattacttgttttgtttttttgctaaaatactcatttttcttttttttctttttttttatctcgttTACACGAATATCGAATCGGGACTTGGTATCGGcaaatactcaaaatcaaataCCAAATACATCGctatattttaccattttacctttttttcccATAATAACTTCccttaattaccttatttaaattaaaatagatCATACACATCacagaaatgtgttttttcttcttcaatggaattgttctaaaaaaaacattttatattttttaagaatgcaAGTTATTCACATTAGTATATGCTTCAAAAATGCTTATTTTTCTCCTGTTAATGTTAAGGTGATTGTTTCGACCGGCGTCTCGTACGGCATGGCTCTGTTTGAGAACTACCAGGTGGACATTGTGGGGAGTATCCCTGTGGGGTAAGCTCATGTACTGAATCAGTTACTGATGAACTTCTGACCTCAATTAATGCTTTTAAACttgattaatatatttattctcttattttctttcttctccaGATTGCTGCCACCCGTCATTCCAGATTTTACCCTCTTCCCCAACCTGGTGGCGGATGCTGTCGCTATAGCAGTTGTTGGCTTCTCGATGGGAATCTCTCTGGCTAAAATCTTCGCTCTGAAGTACGGCTACAGCGTTGATGGAAACCAGGTAAAAAGTTACgaagtttaaagggttaaagggaTATGGAGTTAGTTAAAGCAGTGCTGGGTAATGTTTATAGCTTTGGTGTGATGTTTCTTGCTGTAAACTCTGTCGTTATGCAATGCCAGAGTATTTTACGGCTTTGATTTTAAGCCAGTGTAACCTTATGATGTTCTGATCTGTAACTGCAGGAGATGATCGCTCTGGGGTTGTGTAATTTTGCCAGTTCCTTTTTCCAAACCTTCGTCATCACGTCCTCTATGTCTCGCAGTTTGGTGCAGGAGAGCACAGGGGGGAAGACTCAggtaatacacacacattcaacatgtttacatCTCTAAAATGCCAAATTTACAGGAGAATGAAACATTTTTAACCCATAAAAGCACAGAGCCAGTtctaaatatagataaaaaaatccACAATTTAATCATTTGAATTAATTAACCAGTTTTGACACTATAGATGTGTAATAACTTGCGTTCTATGAAACCTAAAACCTTTATAGAGCTTTAAAAGCCAAAAATActcttataaaataaaatgagagtttagttttatctccagctcaaataatatcacgatatttcttgttttttctcacgataacgatactgatcttggcgatatgaaaaaacactgaattaaaaaaatatatatatattttaagaatacactactgcaacaaaatagagattaaattatattattgcatacgatatgatatggcggcaccactttaaaataagactacctttataaagggtttataaatggtttacaataaattcattaatggttactaattaggttgtaaatgccttaaaaatcattaataatcagttataacacattattagaaagggcaacaatatagacggctgtgtaatatagttcactatttggcaaacaacaggtcattattgccttttctatgtatgtgctgtaactgattattaatgattttaacatccttaaaaataaaactgtttaaattTATTTAGATGAATTTACATTCATATATTTGATTGTGTTTTTAAGGCGGTTTGGTTGGTGGCCTTCGTGGCTTCAGTCCTGCATGGGCTGGACTTTGGCCTGCTGGTGGCAATTCTGTTTGCCATACTTACAGTCATCTATAAAAGACACgcattaatatttttacattatattacattacattgcatttagcggatgctttttttcccaaagcgacttaaaaataataatgatgtacTGTTTAAGGGGGAGCGGTGAGACTGGGTTATTTGGGTGCTCAGCACCCTTAAAACTCTCATCCTAGAATGAaaaattttaaagtaaatgtaataaacattaaaataagttttttttcttttgcttttccccgtactctctcctctctttcctgtgtggatatactgtataaaactgtATGCCTCCTGGAAATGGGCGTTTTTGTTTTCAGACTGATATGGAGATAATAAAGTAATTTATGTTCTGGTTTATGCTCTGTGTGCGGGCTTTGTTTAAGGTGGTGCAGGCTGTACTGATCACCTCATGACAGTGGCCTAATTACAGCTGTAAAGCAATAGAGATTAGATATAGAGTCCTTGCTTCTGTTGTAGTGAAATGCTtctacagatatatatatatatatgtgtgtgtgtgtgtgtgtatagattgcTGGACTGTTGGGCTCCCTGCTTGTTCTGCTGGTAATCGTGGCCATCGGGTTTATGTTCGAGCCCCTGCCACAGGTAAATCAAATCAATTCcctctttattatattattattattaggtttaAAGGTCTAAAATCCACGTTTTTCTTGtactttgtgaaatacagtgggtctgcacatgaaactcagcagctagtaaaagaaaatattcattaaaacaagtcgatcagaaaaagccgtgtctacatcaacccgtgaattagtattcatggccccgcccacctcggctcgggaccgcccacagacagagcagagcagagctgaagccgggcggcaacgccgtctcgtcagataggagataactaacagcgctaggaacagcatgcagttcattcctgtgttatttgtgcgaataacacatcagtgtttatatactttacccagtaattcagagctaagaaacaaatggttagaattagtctatggaggaaaaacaacaccagccaagtacaattgagataggtaggtgtatgggTAGGGggaggatttttactttctggacttggactacccacctctgtgtgtaagtaactataggtttaaataggatctccggtggatttggtgttttacagagactctaagactagatcagtggctgaactgcacttagcagaacattattacacatgttgtaaagtaacatatgacattgcaaagactgttattaaaacagagtaaaatgtatatatattttaagtttctaactgttgtctgtctgtctgttagccTATTAGAGGCGATATATGTTTgcctgtatgaatattcatgagcaagagccgaaatcctgacGCTTCTCCCCGCCCcttcactcctccactggactaaagcagtgttataccagattaccggagcactttttttcacaaaaaccagCTCATTTCATTAGacaatttaaagtaaatgaaaaaacgatggaataagacctttaataatatttttttgccaGTTTTAGCATGGAAAAGTCTATACATTTATTGAAATGCTTTCACACAGTGAAAACCttaaatatttagtatatttctCTCCTGTAACAGACTGTCTTGGCTGCTATCATCATGGTTAACCTGCTGGGCATGTTCAAACAAGTGAGAGACATTCCTGCTCTGTGGAGGACCAGCAAAATAGAGTTGGTGAGTTGTAAAGCATGTCTAATCAACAGTGAGAGAGTAAACAGTTTTAGAGGAAAAGTTACTCATCtaaaggcattttcacacctctagttggtttctatggtctggatgaGTTGATAAGttggtttatttggagcgtttctcactctgtttggtttgttttcacacaggtataaacctaaatgcaccaaaatacacaccaataaaccacacatgcatataatctccaaaaaaagtaaatatagtgtgaagattctgtgtttcagtgtgtatatctgtatatctgtgcagtgtgaagaaTGCTAAAAAatgtgcacatacacacatactgaaCGGAGTCGTTTGGCTGCaaacagtgaacgctgcacataccacgctcctagtgtgtaaacagcatggagcagcagctaatatttcagattaaactgtgcttaatccacagtttagctcaaataaaagtatATAAGAGTATATATGATAACTGAGTACAACCCAactagagtctgttttaaccagaacaaatagtgctggtgtgaaaacacctttaaaaataaagctgTTTAGATTTATTTGgatacatttacattaatatatatttgattttgtGGTTTTTTTAAGGCGGTTTGGTTGGTGGCCTTCGTGGCATCAGTCCTGCTGGGGCTGGACTTTGGTCTGCTGGTGGCAGTTGGGTTTGCCATACTTACGGTAATCTATAGAACACAAAGGTAAGAAGAGTTTAGAGCTCAGAAACCTCAAAAAGTACTgttttttcctaccgatcctgcTTCTCTCCTCGAGactcttttactaaaaacagaaaataggagtagtctgatgtgataattaggggtgggtgatattatggcaccatattttagggtataatattgttcgctatattaaaaaaatgttggttatattattgcgtacgatacgatatataCGATATGATGCATTCCTGTTGGTTATATAGAATTGGTTTATGCTGTTTAATCATATTAATCCTGAATTATTAAAATTTTCAGACCCAAAAGTGTTATTCTTGGACAGATCCCAAACACTGGACTCTACTATGACATCGATGAATATGAAGAGGTAACATATAGCACTGGTTTGTGAATAAaatctgcattgtatattaatactgaataTTAATACTggatattatattttagattttagattctatAAAGTAGCTcatcttgtttagatgatgagttttgaacatctctgctggtcagttttatgaggtagagtctcctggaattcaggctttcagttaacagctgtgctgaactcatcaagagttaattacttgaatttcttgtctcttaatgtaaagtttgagagcatcagttaaagtaaagtagtgaagaggtagagttacaggtatacagtgaataatagtgaatatttgagtactgttcagattatgagaagcaaagaactactcaactaaataaagaaaaaacataatgatgatgaaactggcactcatcaggaccgccccagagcgagagtttcctctgttgtacaggttaCATGTACAACATGTATACGAAACATGTGTAcgcagagtatttaggtttgtttaacactggttttaagttactacatgattccttatgtgttcctttataatctgatagatcacttcactatttatttactatgtataAGAAGGTGTGGCCAAACTGTTAATTTTTGTTACTGTATCTGTGATATTGTATGTTTTTCTCAGCTGTTGTTTctcattatttgtttgtttacttgctCCAGGCCTCTGAATGTTCAGGGGTTAAGATTTTCCACTCAAATTCTTCCATCTACTTTGCGAATAGTGACCAGTATGTAAATCATCTCAAGGATAAAGTAAGTATT encodes:
- the slc26a5 gene encoding prestin isoform X1 codes for the protein MEHVTADEEPPAAAAAVLEYRVQRNVFDEEHLSSQLLHKKERTPKSIGQRLAESCRCSSERAKSAIFSFLPILSWLPSYPVKEYLFGDIVSGLSTGVMQLPQGLAYAMLAAVPPVYGLYSSFYPVLLYTLFGTSRHISMGTFAVISLMIGGVAVREAPDSMFPLNGTNVTGLVDFEARDARRVQVAVALTTLVGLIQLFLGVLRFGFVAIYLAEPLVRGFTTAAAIHVFVSQLKYLFGVKTKRFSGPLSVLYSLIAVFKDITSTNVTTLIVGLVCVVFLYSVKDVNERFKKKLPIPIPGEIIVVIVSTGVSYGMALFENYQVDIVGSIPVGLLPPVIPDFTLFPNLVADAVAIAVVGFSMGISLAKIFALKYGYSVDGNQEMIALGLCNFASSFFQTFVITSSMSRSLVQESTGGKTQIAGLLGSLLVLLVIVAIGFMFEPLPQTVLAAIIMVNLLGMFKQVRDIPALWRTSKIELAVWLVAFVASVLLGLDFGLLVAVGFAILTVIYRTQRPKSVILGQIPNTGLYYDIDEYEEASECSGVKIFHSNSSIYFANSDQYVNHLKDKTGIDPTRLLAERKSQQKHAKTKKEEKKNLKDSSSPQKRNAVAKLDMELGVAHEVLDESEKQVELHGNGQLPEAQSEICDSEKVLFLQPLCPVHSIILDFTPVNFMDSVGIKAIKAVIKEYAAVDVRVVLAGCNRTLLSDLRKMQFFSGPVTTDIIFPTIHDAVLYCQHKRALLLSPEVQ
- the slc26a5 gene encoding prestin isoform X2 produces the protein MPGTFAVISLMIGGVAVREAPDSMFPLNGTNVTGLVDFEARDARRVQVAVALTTLVGLIQLFLGVLRFGFVAIYLAEPLVRGFTTAAAIHVFVSQLKYLFGVKTKRFSGPLSVLYSLIAVFKDITSTNVTTLIVGLVCVVFLYSVKDVNERFKKKLPIPIPGEIIVVIVSTGVSYGMALFENYQVDIVGSIPVGLLPPVIPDFTLFPNLVADAVAIAVVGFSMGISLAKIFALKYGYSVDGNQEMIALGLCNFASSFFQTFVITSSMSRSLVQESTGGKTQIAGLLGSLLVLLVIVAIGFMFEPLPQTVLAAIIMVNLLGMFKQVRDIPALWRTSKIELAVWLVAFVASVLLGLDFGLLVAVGFAILTVIYRTQRPKSVILGQIPNTGLYYDIDEYEEASECSGVKIFHSNSSIYFANSDQYVNHLKDKTGIDPTRLLAERKSQQKHAKTKKEEKKNLKDSSSPQKRNAVAKLDMELGVAHEVLDESEKQVELHGNGQLPEAQSEICDSEKVLFLQPLCPVHSIILDFTPVNFMDSVGIKAIKAVIKEYAAVDVRVVLAGCNRTLLSDLRKMQFFSGPVTTDIIFPTIHDAVLYCQHKRALLLSPEVQ